Proteins from one Triticum aestivum cultivar Chinese Spring chromosome 7A, IWGSC CS RefSeq v2.1, whole genome shotgun sequence genomic window:
- the LOC123148606 gene encoding dolichyl-diphosphooligosaccharide--protein glycosyltransferase 48 kDa subunit: protein MAAPRVLLLLAAAALLAVASLGDASGEGPRGRKLLVLVDDLAVRSSHSAFFGSLQARGLDLEFRLADDPKLSLHRYGQYLYDGLVLFAPSTPRFGGSVDQNAVLEFIDAGHDMILAADHSASDLIRGIATECGVDFDEDPEAMVIDHINYASSEVEGDHTLIAGDDLIQSDVILGSKKIEAPVLFRGIGHAANPSNSLVLKVLSASPSAYSANPEAKLASVPSLTGSAISLVSVMQARNNARVLISGSLDLFSNRFLKSGVQKAGSKMSHDKAGNEQFVTETSKWVFHERGHLKAVNVKHHKVGETNEPSMYRINDDLEYSVEIYEWSGTSWKPYVADDVQIQFFMMSPYVLKNMSTDKTAVYSASFKVPDVYGVFQFKVEYQRLGYTGLSLAKQIPVRPYRHDEYERFITSAFPYYAASFSTMGAFFIFSVAYLYHK, encoded by the coding sequence ATGGCGGCGccgcgcgtcctcctcctcctcgccgccgcggcccttcTCGCCGTCGCCTCCCTCGGGGACGCTTCGGGCGAGGGCCCCCGCGGGCGCAAGCTGCTGGTGCTCGTCGACGATCTGGCCGTCCGCTCATCCCACTCGGCCTTCTTCGGCTCGCTCCAGGCCCGCGggctagatctggagttccgcctcGCCGACGACCCCAAGCTCTCGCTCCACCGCTACGGTCAGTACCTCTACGACGGCCTCGTGCTCTTCGCCCCATCGACCCCGCGCTTCGGCGGATCGGTGGACCAGAATGCTGTTCTGGAGTTTATCGATGCCGGGCATGATATGATTCTGGCAGCAGATCATTCGGCTTCAGATCTGATCCGCGGCATCGCGACGGAGTGTGGGGTTGACTTTGATGAGGACCCGGAAGCAATGGTTATTGACCACATCAATTATGCCTCCAGTGAGGTTGAAGGTGACCACACCTTGATTGCTGGCGATGACCTGATTCAGTCAGATGTGATATTGGGGTCCAAAAAGATTGAGGCTCCTGTGCTGTTTCGAGGGATTGGGCATGCGGCCAATCCATCCAACAGCTTGGTTTTAAAGGTTCTATCTGCCTCGCCATCAGCGTATTCAGCAAACCCGGAGGCTAAGTTGGCATCTGTTCCATCTCTCACTGGGTCGGCCATATCGCTGGTTTCTGTTATGCAGGCTAGGAATAATGCTCGTGTGTTGATATCTGGATCACTGGATTTGTTTAGCAACAGGTTCCTAAAGTCTGGTGTGCAGAAGGCTGGCAGCAAAATGAGCCATGACAAAGCTGGAAATGAACAATTTGTGACAGAGACGAGCAAATGGGTCTTCCATGAGAGGGGTCATCTGAAGGCAGTGAATGTCAAGCACCATAAGGTTGGGGAGACAaatgagcctagcatgtaccgCATCAATGATGACTTGGAATACTCAGTTGAGATATATGAATGGTCTGGTACAAGCTGGAAGCCATATGTTGCTGATGATGTTCAGATTCAGTTTTTCATGATGAGCCCTTATGTTCTGAAAAATATGTCAACTGACAAAACTGCTGTATATTCAGCATCCTTCAAAGTTCCAGATGTTTATGGAGTTTTCCAGTTCAAGGTTGAGTACCAAAGGCTTGGATACACTGGCCTCTCTCTTGCAAAGCAGATTCCAGTGCGTCCATACAGGCATGACGAGTATGAGAGGTTCATAACTTCAGCGTTTCCGTACTATGCTGCCTCATTTTCAACAATGGGAGCCTTCTTCATATTCTCGGTTGCGTACCTGTATCACAAATAG